The following coding sequences lie in one Actinomyces capricornis genomic window:
- a CDS encoding LysE/ArgO family amino acid transporter, translating to MDLLTPALTGFGTGLGLIVAIGAQNAWILRQGVRREHIGLVIAICTISDVALIALGTGAIGAVSSLAPWVLEVLRWGGAAYLTGFALSSFRSALRPAALKAQEERPASSVAVTTLALTWLNPHVYLDTVVMLGSVTNQFGQERWVAAAGAIAASAMWFIGLGLGARALSRPLSRPATWRVLDVIVGLIMLVVAVHLAL from the coding sequence ATGGATCTTCTGACTCCCGCACTCACCGGATTCGGCACCGGCCTCGGACTGATCGTCGCCATCGGCGCCCAGAACGCCTGGATCCTGCGCCAGGGAGTGCGCCGTGAGCACATCGGCCTGGTCATCGCCATCTGCACCATCTCCGACGTCGCGCTCATCGCCCTGGGGACCGGCGCGATCGGGGCGGTCTCGTCCCTGGCGCCCTGGGTGCTGGAGGTCCTGCGCTGGGGCGGGGCGGCCTACCTGACGGGATTCGCCCTGTCCTCCTTCCGCTCCGCGCTCCGGCCCGCAGCACTGAAGGCCCAGGAGGAGCGGCCCGCCTCCTCGGTGGCGGTGACGACGCTGGCCCTGACCTGGCTCAACCCGCATGTCTACCTGGACACGGTGGTCATGCTGGGCTCGGTCACCAACCAGTTCGGCCAGGAGCGCTGGGTGGCGGCGGCGGGGGCGATCGCGGCCTCCGCGATGTGGTTCATCGGCCTGGGGCTGGGGGCGCGGGCCCTGTCCCGCCCCCTGTCGCGGCCCGCGACGTGGCGCGTGCTCGACGTCATCGTCGGGCTCATCATGCTGGTGGTGGCCGTCCACCTGGCCCTGTGA
- a CDS encoding NADPH-dependent FMN reductase, with protein sequence MTRIAVILGSIRPNRVGGEVADWVVAKASSVDGVEAELVDIAAFNLPVFAEETPPMMAAPKDPAGIAFNEALASYDAYIFVTPEYNFSIPGALKNAIDFIVPSNLANKAVGLVGYSYSHGYQPLAHLRDVLVNFTTGVVGPQVTLSLATDVVDGAFSPASTHERKFAGMVEAIVTQDKALSTLR encoded by the coding sequence ATGACCCGTATCGCCGTCATCCTCGGCTCCATCCGCCCCAACCGCGTCGGTGGGGAGGTGGCCGACTGGGTCGTGGCCAAGGCCAGTTCCGTCGACGGTGTTGAGGCCGAGCTGGTCGACATCGCCGCTTTCAACCTGCCCGTCTTCGCCGAGGAGACGCCCCCCATGATGGCCGCCCCGAAGGACCCCGCGGGCATCGCCTTCAATGAGGCGCTGGCTTCCTATGACGCCTACATCTTCGTCACCCCCGAGTACAACTTCTCCATCCCCGGTGCGCTGAAGAACGCCATCGACTTCATCGTGCCCTCCAATCTGGCCAACAAGGCCGTGGGGCTGGTGGGCTACTCCTACTCCCACGGCTACCAGCCCCTGGCCCACCTGCGCGACGTGCTCGTCAACTTCACCACCGGTGTTGTGGGCCCCCAGGTGACCCTGTCCCTGGCCACGGATGTGGTCGATGGCGCCTTCAGCCCGGCATCCACTCACGAGCGCAAGTTCGCCGGCATGGTTGAGGCCATCGTCACCCAGGACAAGGCCCTGTCCACCCTGCGCTGA
- the ilvA gene encoding threonine ammonia-lyase, biosynthetic, whose translation MNELDTPGTTWDPTRYLREILRAPVYEAAEHTPLQPMEALSARLGCTVQVKREDLQAVHSFKIRGAYTAMRSLSEAERARGVVTASAGNHAQGVARSAALLGVRALIVMPTVTPQIKVDAVAALGGEVLLHGENFDAAKAQAQHLAEAEGLSYIPPFDDPRVIAGQGTIGLEMIQQDAELDRIFLPVGGGGLASGVAVLIKQLMPQIRIIGVEHEESACLRAALDAGEPTTLERVGLFAEGVAVRRIGEETFRLCRALLDDVITVSSDETSAAVRDLFEDLRAISEPSGAIALAGLKRYAVEHGLAGERLGCVLSGANLNFHQLRYISERSELGEQREAILGVTIPERQGAFLRFASILGGRAVTEFNYRLSASRAQDDPARIFVGVRITRGRQERAEIVADLEAEGYGVIDLTEDELAKVHVRSMIGGRATQGVPERLFSFLFPESPGALARFLEILGTQWNITLFHYRTDGADYGRILCAFAADAGDAELTRYMDRLGYAYQEETADPAARFFLAR comes from the coding sequence GTGAACGAGCTCGACACCCCCGGCACCACCTGGGATCCGACCCGCTACCTGCGCGAGATCCTGCGCGCCCCCGTCTACGAGGCCGCCGAGCACACCCCCCTGCAGCCCATGGAGGCCCTCTCGGCCCGGTTGGGCTGCACCGTCCAGGTCAAGCGCGAGGACCTCCAGGCCGTCCACTCCTTCAAGATCCGCGGCGCCTACACCGCCATGCGCTCCCTGAGCGAGGCCGAGCGCGCCCGTGGCGTGGTCACCGCCTCGGCCGGCAATCACGCCCAGGGCGTGGCCCGCTCCGCCGCCCTGCTGGGGGTGCGCGCCCTCATCGTCATGCCCACCGTCACCCCCCAGATCAAGGTCGACGCCGTCGCGGCCCTGGGGGGCGAGGTCCTCCTGCACGGCGAGAACTTCGATGCCGCCAAGGCCCAGGCCCAGCACCTGGCCGAGGCCGAGGGCCTGAGCTACATCCCGCCCTTCGACGACCCCCGCGTCATCGCGGGCCAGGGCACCATCGGCCTGGAGATGATCCAGCAGGACGCCGAGCTCGACCGCATCTTCCTGCCCGTGGGCGGCGGCGGCCTGGCCTCGGGCGTGGCCGTCCTCATCAAGCAGCTCATGCCCCAGATCAGGATCATCGGAGTGGAGCACGAGGAGTCCGCCTGCTTGCGCGCTGCCCTGGATGCGGGCGAGCCCACCACCCTGGAGCGCGTCGGGCTCTTCGCCGAGGGCGTGGCCGTGCGCCGCATCGGCGAGGAGACCTTCCGCCTGTGCCGCGCCCTGCTCGACGACGTCATCACCGTCTCCTCCGACGAGACCTCCGCCGCCGTGCGCGACCTCTTCGAGGACCTGCGCGCCATCTCCGAGCCCTCCGGGGCCATCGCCCTGGCCGGGCTCAAGCGCTACGCCGTCGAGCACGGCCTGGCCGGCGAGCGCCTGGGGTGCGTGCTCTCGGGCGCCAACCTCAACTTCCACCAGCTGCGCTACATCTCCGAGCGCAGCGAGCTGGGCGAGCAGCGCGAGGCCATCCTCGGGGTGACCATCCCCGAGCGGCAGGGCGCCTTCCTGCGCTTCGCCTCCATCCTGGGCGGCCGGGCCGTCACCGAGTTCAACTACCGCCTGTCCGCCAGCCGCGCCCAGGACGACCCCGCGCGCATCTTCGTGGGCGTGCGCATCACCCGTGGGCGCCAGGAGCGCGCCGAGATCGTCGCCGACCTGGAGGCCGAGGGCTACGGCGTCATCGACCTCACCGAGGACGAGCTGGCCAAGGTCCACGTGCGCTCCATGATCGGGGGGCGGGCCACCCAGGGGGTCCCCGAGCGTCTCTTCTCCTTCCTCTTCCCCGAGTCCCCCGGGGCCCTGGCGCGCTTCCTGGAGATCCTGGGCACCCAGTGGAACATCACCCTCTTCCACTACCGCACCGACGGCGCCGACTACGGGCGCATCCTGTGCGCCTTCGCCGCCGATGCCGGCGACGCCGAGCTCACCAGGTACATGGACCGCCTCGGCTACGCCTACCAGGAGGAGACCGCCGACCCTGCCGCCCGCTTCTTCCTGGCCCGCTGA
- a CDS encoding ABC transporter permease subunit has translation MSALLGASVRRRARHALGAVRSDAVMALSRLVALLGLVALVGAMPWLSSNDPALTILRATSAEREPTPEVLESIRQRLGLDGGPLGSIGHWLGGLVRGEAGTSWISGRDVGPGSWQAFALSLGLMGASLLVALVVVVLLAGPALRDGLRGRARPRGGAAAAILTSLPEYLLAPVLLLILSVYAGLLPPYGWGTPAQVVLPALSLGLPAGGLLGGLLGDAITATFSEGWVRTWTTAGIGRGPVALAVLRRAVAPLTGQVALAVVGLTGGAVAVEQVFAIPGIGRALLGAATAQDVPALQAGIVLLLALALGAGALAELARRLVLGPAAQAGGLPAPAPVAHPVRAARVLTAVGSGLLVVMVAAGIGRDPLAVVATRLEAPSAALPLGADALGRDVLARVAHGASSTALMALAVSAVCFVIALLLGLVPRASIGFVEVANAAPPVLAGLIVAAVTGPSGLGAALAVACVAWAPLAAHAASLVQEARLRPDVLVAPVLGEGRVRVTLTRVLPAVTGPLLSHAALRLPGVALALAGLGFLGLGAQAPSPEWGLVLAEALPYIERAPWAVATPSLALVVLAVTAVAASRLRLPAARRGSHDRAGEPAGQE, from the coding sequence GTGAGCGCGCTGCTGGGAGCCTCGGTGCGCCGTCGGGCCCGGCATGCGCTGGGGGCGGTGCGCTCCGACGCCGTCATGGCCCTGTCCCGCCTGGTGGCGCTCCTGGGGCTGGTCGCGCTCGTGGGCGCCATGCCCTGGCTCTCCAGCAACGATCCCGCCCTGACGATCCTTCGGGCCACCTCCGCCGAGCGCGAGCCGACCCCCGAGGTCCTGGAGTCGATTCGCCAGCGCCTGGGCCTGGACGGCGGCCCCCTGGGCAGCATCGGCCACTGGCTGGGCGGGCTCGTGCGCGGCGAGGCGGGCACCTCCTGGATCTCGGGGCGCGACGTGGGTCCCGGGAGCTGGCAGGCCTTCGCCCTGTCCCTGGGGCTCATGGGGGCCAGCCTCCTGGTGGCCCTGGTGGTCGTCGTCCTGCTGGCGGGCCCGGCCCTGCGCGACGGCCTGCGGGGGCGGGCCCGGCCCCGGGGTGGGGCGGCGGCCGCGATCCTGACCTCCCTGCCCGAGTACCTCCTGGCGCCGGTGCTGCTGCTCATCCTGTCGGTCTACGCCGGGCTCCTGCCGCCCTACGGGTGGGGTACTCCCGCGCAGGTGGTCCTGCCCGCCCTGAGCCTGGGCCTGCCGGCGGGCGGCCTGCTGGGAGGGCTGCTGGGAGACGCGATCACCGCCACCTTCTCCGAGGGCTGGGTGAGGACGTGGACGACGGCGGGGATCGGGCGCGGCCCCGTGGCGCTGGCGGTGCTGCGCCGTGCGGTGGCGCCCCTGACCGGCCAGGTGGCGCTGGCGGTGGTGGGGCTGACGGGTGGGGCGGTGGCCGTGGAGCAGGTCTTCGCCATCCCCGGGATCGGCCGGGCCCTGCTGGGGGCTGCCACGGCCCAGGATGTTCCGGCTCTCCAGGCGGGGATCGTGCTCCTGCTGGCCCTGGCCCTGGGGGCGGGGGCGCTGGCGGAGCTGGCCCGCCGCCTCGTGCTGGGCCCTGCCGCGCAGGCCGGGGGCCTGCCGGCGCCCGCGCCGGTGGCCCATCCCGTCCGGGCCGCGAGGGTGCTGACGGCCGTGGGCAGCGGCCTGCTGGTGGTCATGGTGGCGGCAGGGATCGGCCGCGACCCCCTGGCCGTGGTGGCGACCCGCCTGGAGGCGCCCAGTGCGGCCCTGCCGCTGGGGGCCGACGCGCTGGGGCGCGATGTGCTGGCCCGCGTCGCCCATGGCGCGAGCTCGACGGCGCTGATGGCGCTGGCGGTCAGTGCCGTGTGCTTCGTCATCGCCCTGCTGCTGGGGCTGGTGCCGCGGGCCTCGATCGGCTTCGTGGAGGTGGCCAATGCCGCTCCGCCGGTGCTCGCCGGGCTGATCGTCGCGGCGGTCACCGGCCCCAGCGGTCTGGGGGCAGCACTGGCGGTGGCCTGCGTGGCCTGGGCGCCTCTGGCGGCTCATGCGGCCTCCCTGGTCCAGGAGGCCCGGCTGCGGCCCGATGTGCTGGTGGCGCCGGTGCTGGGGGAGGGGCGCGTGCGCGTGACCCTGACCCGGGTGCTGCCGGCGGTGACCGGGCCGCTGCTGAGCCATGCCGCTCTGCGCCTGCCGGGGGTGGCGCTGGCACTGGCCGGATTGGGATTCCTAGGGCTGGGGGCGCAGGCGCCCAGCCCGGAGTGGGGGCTGGTCCTGGCCGAGGCACTGCCGTACATCGAACGGGCCCCCTGGGCCGTGGCCACGCCCTCCCTGGCCCTCGTGGTACTCGCGGTCACGGCTGTGGCGGCCTCCCGGCTGCGTCTACCGGCGGCCCGCCGGGGCTCCCACGACCGTGCTGGGGAGCCGGCCGGCCAGGAGTGA